The Desulfotignum phosphitoxidans DSM 13687 genome has a window encoding:
- a CDS encoding Rpn family recombination-promoting nuclease/putative transposase yields the protein MLSGPMDDLAGYIPDFGFELNDLHRFSDDQIKGTVTIRVMMMLYKYIFEPELRHRLPDIFSLFKTLMEKETGLQYLEAVVRYLASVLDEDELSFKQIKEIAEQAISKNTGEYIMTLAEKLRNEGKLEGLVEGEKRGEKRGQKMGRL from the coding sequence TTGCTGTCCGGTCCGATGGACGACCTTGCCGGTTACATCCCGGATTTCGGATTCGAACTGAACGATCTTCACCGGTTCTCGGATGATCAGATCAAGGGAACGGTCACCATTCGAGTGATGATGATGTTGTACAAGTATATTTTTGAACCAGAACTGCGACACAGGCTGCCTGATATTTTTTCTTTGTTTAAGACCTTGATGGAAAAGGAAACCGGATTGCAATATCTGGAGGCAGTAGTCCGGTACCTGGCATCGGTCCTGGATGAAGATGAACTGTCATTCAAACAAATTAAGGAAATAGCGGAACAAGCTATTTCCAAGAACACGGGAGAATATATTATGACACTGGCAGAGAAACTTCGGAATGAAGGTAAGCTGGAAGGCCTCGTTGAAGGTGAGAAAAGAGGCGAGAAAAGAGGCCAAAAGATGGGTCGGCTGTAA
- a CDS encoding helix-turn-helix domain-containing protein, with protein sequence MGRDIKLLRMHGLGMSQDRMAKRLGLDQKTILQHLGKMPILANSLNTDLSRGFTVAQVAEKQGWQVLSPWVGAVMAGSNTLKQDNNNVEKL encoded by the coding sequence ATGGGCAGAGACATCAAACTATTGCGCATGCACGGCCTTGGGATGTCCCAGGACCGGATGGCAAAGCGACTCGGCCTGGATCAAAAAACAATTCTTCAGCATTTAGGCAAAATGCCAATACTGGCAAATTCCCTAAATACCGATTTATCCCGGGGATTCACCGTGGCCCAGGTGGCTGAAAAGCAAGGCTGGCAAGTTTTATCGCCATGGGTGGGGGCGGTCATGGCCGGCAGTAACACATTAAAGCAGGACAATAACAATGTGGAAAAATTGTGA
- a CDS encoding Rpn family recombination-promoting nuclease/putative transposase — protein sequence MTDKTNNRRVVNPHDKLFRKVNSDLENARSVLKNYLPDRVVKLMDLSTLEISKDSFIEADLADYYSDMLYKVNLVEGSQGFVYVMFEHKSYYDKFVHLQLLEYMVKIWRLYIKQHKGRSFKLPIVIPLLICHGRKEWPKNTIRLTSLLSGPMDDLAGYIPDFGFELNDLHRFSDDQIKGTVTIRVMMMLYKYIFEPELRHRLPDIFSLFKTLMEKETGLQYLEAVVRYLASILDEDELSFKQIKEIAEQAISKNTGEYIMTLAEKLRNEGKLEGLVEGEKRGEKRGEKRGQKMGRLEGIREAIELGITLKFPEDINAVMVKVNAIDDLETLGKIKEVIKTAKDSTEVLSLLK from the coding sequence ATGACAGACAAGACAAATAATAGGCGGGTCGTCAATCCCCATGATAAACTGTTCCGGAAGGTCAACAGCGATCTGGAAAACGCACGAAGTGTTTTGAAAAACTATCTACCTGACCGGGTAGTGAAGCTGATGGATCTGTCCACCTTGGAAATCAGCAAGGACAGTTTTATCGAAGCGGATCTGGCGGACTATTATTCGGATATGCTGTACAAGGTGAATCTGGTTGAAGGCAGCCAGGGATTCGTTTATGTAATGTTCGAGCATAAAAGCTATTATGACAAATTTGTGCATCTTCAGCTGCTGGAATATATGGTCAAAATCTGGCGTCTATATATCAAACAGCACAAGGGAAGATCTTTCAAATTGCCCATTGTGATTCCACTGCTGATCTGCCATGGCAGAAAAGAATGGCCGAAAAACACTATAAGACTGACCTCGTTGCTGTCCGGTCCGATGGACGACCTTGCCGGTTACATCCCGGATTTCGGATTCGAACTGAACGATCTTCACCGGTTCTCGGATGATCAGATCAAGGGAACGGTCACCATTCGAGTGATGATGATGTTGTACAAGTATATTTTTGAACCAGAACTGCGACACAGGCTGCCTGATATTTTTTCTTTGTTTAAGACCTTGATGGAAAAGGAAACCGGATTGCAATATCTGGAGGCAGTGGTCCGGTACCTGGCATCGATCCTGGATGAAGATGAACTGTCATTCAAACAAATTAAGGAAATAGCGGAACAAGCTATTTCCAAGAACACGGGAGAATATATTATGACACTGGCAGAGAAACTTCGGAATGAAGGTAAGCTGGAAGGCCTCGTTGAGGGTGAGAAAAGAGGTGAGAAAAGAGGCGAGAAAAGAGGCCAAAAGATGGGTCGGCTGGAAGGCATCAGGGAGGCTATCGAACTGGGCATAACCCTCAAATTTCCAGAGGACATCAATGCAGTCATGGTCAAGGTGAATGCAATCGATGATCTGGAGACACTGGGTAAGATAAAAGAGGTGATCAAAACCGCCAAAGACAGTACTGAGGTTCTTTCCCTGTTAAAATAG
- a CDS encoding OmpP1/FadL family transporter produces the protein MGKTSASILTALVMLVGVFSQTALAGGIDNKQNWSARYLATGSRNAATDGVDIAAYNPAGMMFQEDGIGLGLDVHYIFKNYEHKYTDLQAGPVTRDQDEPSIIPGLFATYKSGVWGVFGSITNNGGGGKVKYESGNAITNTIAMGFFPLPLTNQFIEAESMYITYTAGASYQISPMVSVAAGVRYMDATKDVSAYSDTALGALYGAYEEEADGWGWIASLNVKPRNDLLLAFRYESEVDLEFETTLDGNNTAMGNAVLASLGKTQNGTYDRNLPAVFGMGVSWDTNDRLNLNTSFTYYLEKRADWDGEEDLVDNSYDIAISATYSFMDNLRGSIGYMFTDVGIDAKDFTLVEQMSPALDAHSFFLGLGYDFSECITFDLGLMTNFYDEDTAADPMGNLVTYEKQNNAVAMGVAFKF, from the coding sequence ATGGGAAAGACAAGCGCGAGTATTTTGACTGCACTGGTGATGCTGGTCGGTGTTTTTTCTCAAACCGCTCTGGCAGGCGGCATTGACAACAAACAGAACTGGTCGGCCCGGTATCTGGCCACAGGTTCACGGAATGCGGCCACGGACGGGGTAGATATCGCCGCCTACAACCCGGCCGGGATGATGTTCCAGGAAGACGGCATCGGCCTGGGCCTGGATGTGCATTATATTTTCAAAAATTATGAGCACAAATATACGGATCTTCAGGCAGGACCCGTGACCCGGGACCAGGATGAACCGTCCATTATTCCGGGTCTGTTTGCCACCTATAAGTCCGGCGTCTGGGGGGTATTCGGCTCCATCACCAACAACGGCGGCGGCGGGAAGGTGAAGTATGAATCCGGTAATGCCATCACCAATACCATAGCAATGGGTTTCTTTCCTTTGCCGCTCACCAATCAGTTCATCGAAGCAGAAAGCATGTACATTACCTATACCGCTGGCGCCAGTTACCAGATCAGTCCCATGGTGTCTGTAGCAGCCGGGGTCCGGTATATGGATGCCACAAAAGATGTGTCAGCATACTCCGACACCGCCCTGGGTGCCCTGTACGGCGCGTATGAAGAAGAAGCCGACGGCTGGGGCTGGATTGCCAGCTTGAACGTGAAACCCAGAAATGATCTGCTCCTGGCGTTCCGGTATGAATCTGAAGTGGATCTGGAATTTGAAACAACGCTGGATGGAAACAACACCGCAATGGGCAACGCCGTTCTGGCTAGTCTGGGAAAAACACAGAATGGCACATATGACCGGAATCTGCCCGCGGTGTTTGGCATGGGGGTATCCTGGGATACCAATGACCGGTTGAATCTGAACACCTCGTTCACTTATTATTTAGAAAAACGGGCGGACTGGGACGGCGAAGAAGACTTGGTGGACAACAGCTATGACATTGCCATCTCCGCCACCTATAGTTTTATGGACAACCTGCGCGGCAGCATCGGCTATATGTTCACAGATGTGGGAATTGATGCCAAGGATTTCACCTTGGTCGAACAGATGAGTCCGGCGCTGGACGCCCATTCTTTTTTCCTTGGTCTGGGATATGATTTCTCCGAGTGCATCACTTTTGATCTGGGGCTGATGACCAATTTCTATGATGAGGACACGGCAGCGGATCCCATGGGCAATTTGGTCACCTATGAAAAGCAGAACAATGCGGTTGCAATGGGAGTCGCTTTTAAATTCTAA
- a CDS encoding P-loop NTPase family protein, translated as MKYFSLMCLTFCVLACGATFSLASNEDTQKDSVRPVSIAVLPFVMHTTETDAHIQKGVVTMLNTRLAWPDQVHVIPEQKITQVLNQLNSDDRNHMIEKVAEQTDSRYVLDGSITQLAGSFSIDAIVYDILNKQHMTFFEQSDNSDELIDKISRIAANINKEVFDRTTTDWERIEQERQARRNELRRQNPEHLMQNPQWQQTRESPGWKIWKYLF; from the coding sequence ATGAAATATTTCAGTCTGATGTGCCTCACCTTTTGTGTTCTGGCCTGTGGTGCCACGTTCAGCCTTGCATCAAATGAAGACACACAAAAAGATTCGGTCCGGCCCGTCTCCATTGCCGTGCTTCCCTTTGTCATGCACACAACAGAAACGGATGCACATATTCAAAAAGGCGTGGTGACCATGCTCAATACCCGCCTGGCCTGGCCGGATCAGGTGCACGTAATTCCCGAACAAAAAATCACCCAAGTGCTGAACCAGCTGAATTCAGACGACCGGAACCACATGATCGAAAAAGTGGCCGAACAAACCGACAGCCGATATGTTTTAGACGGCAGCATCACACAGCTGGCCGGGTCCTTCAGCATTGATGCCATAGTTTATGACATCTTGAACAAGCAGCATATGACTTTTTTTGAACAATCCGACAACAGTGATGAATTGATCGACAAGATCAGCCGGATCGCCGCAAACATCAATAAAGAAGTGTTTGACCGAACCACAACGGACTGGGAAAGAATCGAGCAGGAACGTCAGGCCAGACGTAATGAACTGCGGCGCCAAAACCCGGAACATCTGATGCAGAACCCCCAATGGCAACAGACCCGGGAGTCCCCTGGCTGGAAAATTTGGAAATACCTGTTTTAA
- the gatB gene encoding Asp-tRNA(Asn)/Glu-tRNA(Gln) amidotransferase subunit GatB translates to MQFEPVIGLEVHAQLKTKTKIFCACPTTFGNAPNANTCPVCTGMPGVLPVLNKKAVTFAIKAALATNCTIAQESRFDRKNYFYPDLPKGYQISQYAAPIAEHGHLDIETEQVGVKTIGITRIHMEEDAGKLIHDPMRGKSLVDLNRTGIPLIEIVSDPDMRTPAEAGAYLRKLHAILKYIDVCDGNMEQGSFRCDANISLRPAGQTQFGIRTELKNLNSFRHVEKAIQYEIDRQTYVLTQGDTVIQETRLWDPEKNRTVSMRGKEEAHDYRYFPDPDLVPLIVDADWIARVSDHMPELPDQKKDRFISQYQLSEYDARMLTADIHLADFFDQAMTRLSNAKQTANWVITTLLGLLNAQGIDITRSPVSADNFASLMGLLESDTITATVAKIVFEEMAKTGNDPQTIVRQKGLEQVSDRGELTALVDEILAQNPDEVAAYRNGKTKLFGFFMGQVMKQTRGKADPKTVTPILKSKLQSGS, encoded by the coding sequence ATGCAGTTCGAACCTGTTATCGGCCTGGAGGTCCATGCCCAGCTCAAAACCAAGACCAAAATTTTCTGTGCCTGCCCCACTACTTTCGGCAATGCCCCGAATGCCAATACCTGCCCGGTGTGCACGGGTATGCCAGGAGTCCTGCCGGTATTGAACAAAAAAGCGGTCACTTTCGCCATTAAGGCGGCTCTGGCCACAAACTGCACCATTGCCCAAGAAAGCCGGTTTGACCGGAAAAATTATTTTTACCCGGATCTGCCCAAAGGCTACCAGATTTCTCAGTATGCCGCCCCCATTGCCGAACACGGGCATCTGGACATCGAAACCGAGCAGGTCGGGGTAAAGACCATCGGCATCACCCGGATCCACATGGAAGAAGATGCGGGCAAACTGATCCATGATCCCATGCGGGGCAAAAGCCTGGTGGATCTGAACCGCACGGGAATTCCTTTGATTGAAATCGTGAGTGACCCGGACATGCGCACCCCGGCCGAAGCCGGGGCCTATCTGAGAAAGCTGCATGCCATCCTCAAATATATCGATGTGTGCGACGGCAACATGGAACAGGGCAGTTTCCGGTGTGATGCCAACATCTCGCTTCGGCCGGCCGGACAAACCCAATTCGGTATTCGCACGGAACTGAAAAACCTCAATTCCTTCCGGCATGTGGAAAAAGCCATTCAATACGAGATTGACCGCCAGACCTATGTGCTGACCCAGGGGGACACCGTGATTCAGGAAACCCGGCTGTGGGATCCGGAAAAAAACAGAACTGTTTCCATGCGGGGCAAGGAAGAAGCCCATGATTACCGGTATTTTCCGGATCCGGACCTGGTGCCGCTCATCGTGGATGCCGACTGGATCGCTCGGGTTTCCGACCACATGCCCGAACTGCCGGATCAAAAAAAGGACCGGTTCATCTCCCAGTACCAGCTGTCGGAATATGATGCCCGGATGCTGACCGCCGATATTCACCTGGCGGATTTTTTTGACCAGGCCATGACCCGTCTGTCCAATGCCAAACAGACGGCCAACTGGGTCATTACCACCCTGTTAGGCCTGCTCAATGCCCAGGGAATCGACATCACCCGGTCCCCGGTATCCGCAGACAACTTTGCCTCGCTCATGGGGTTACTGGAATCAGACACCATCACGGCCACGGTGGCGAAAATCGTGTTTGAAGAAATGGCAAAAACCGGAAATGATCCCCAAACCATTGTCAGACAAAAAGGCCTGGAACAGGTCAGTGACCGTGGAGAACTGACGGCGTTAGTGGATGAAATTCTGGCCCAAAACCCGGATGAAGTGGCTGCCTATCGAAATGGAAAAACCAAACTGTTTGGTTTTTTCATGGGCCAGGTCATGAAACAGACCCGGGGCAAGGCAGATCCCAAAACCGTTACCCCCATATTAAAATCCAAACTTCAGTCAGGGAGTTGA
- a CDS encoding DUF2065 domain-containing protein — MKFFLCVIGMVMIVEGLPYFAFPDRMKEMIQVIAGQDSLKLRRFGFFLMLAGLGVVYVAMEAN; from the coding sequence ATGAAATTTTTTTTATGTGTGATAGGCATGGTGATGATCGTGGAGGGCCTGCCCTATTTTGCCTTTCCGGATCGGATGAAAGAGATGATACAGGTGATTGCAGGTCAGGACAGCCTGAAGCTGCGGCGTTTCGGTTTTTTTCTGATGCTGGCCGGGCTGGGGGTGGTGTACGTTGCCATGGAAGCCAACTGA
- the queA gene encoding tRNA preQ1(34) S-adenosylmethionine ribosyltransferase-isomerase QueA, which translates to MFDLSDYTYDLPEDLIAQTPCDIRSDSRLLHIHRNTHAVSHRRFSDLPGLLHPGDLLVVNDTRVIPARLFGKKATGGRVEVLIIDYAQGMQHLEKTGSFQCNCLVRASKMPKTGSVLYFTEQMTGQVMSVRDGICEILFAGGKQFVAYLKSAGTLPLPPYIRRDPETRPVPEDRENYQTVYAKNDGAVAAPTAGLHFTKPLMAALARKKIDMVHLTLHVGYGTFVPVRVKDIREHQIHSEYYSLSAGAAQKINAAKDQGRRVVAVGTTSVRTLEFTADDQGRVASGTGMCDLYIYPGYRFKCVDAMITNFHLPKSTLLMLVSAFYDRQRMLDAYAAAVAEKYRFFSYGDAMLIE; encoded by the coding sequence ATGTTTGATTTATCAGACTATACCTATGACCTGCCCGAAGATCTCATTGCCCAGACACCCTGTGATATCCGCAGCGATTCGCGCCTGCTGCACATCCACCGAAACACCCATGCCGTGTCACATCGCCGGTTTTCCGATCTGCCCGGGCTGCTGCACCCGGGTGATCTGCTGGTGGTCAACGACACCCGGGTGATCCCGGCCCGATTGTTCGGAAAAAAAGCCACGGGCGGCCGGGTGGAGGTGCTGATCATTGATTATGCGCAAGGCATGCAGCATCTGGAAAAGACCGGGTCATTCCAGTGCAACTGTCTGGTCCGGGCGTCTAAAATGCCGAAAACAGGCAGTGTGCTGTATTTTACAGAACAGATGACCGGACAGGTGATGTCGGTCCGTGACGGGATTTGTGAGATTCTGTTTGCAGGGGGAAAACAGTTTGTTGCATATTTGAAATCCGCAGGCACCCTGCCGCTGCCCCCCTATATCCGGCGGGACCCGGAAACCAGACCGGTTCCGGAAGACCGGGAAAATTATCAGACCGTGTATGCAAAAAATGACGGAGCTGTGGCCGCGCCCACGGCAGGCCTGCATTTTACAAAGCCCTTGATGGCAGCTTTGGCCCGGAAAAAGATCGACATGGTTCACCTCACCCTGCACGTGGGATACGGCACGTTTGTGCCGGTGCGGGTAAAAGATATCCGGGAGCATCAAATCCATTCGGAATATTATTCCTTGTCAGCAGGTGCGGCCCAAAAGATCAATGCGGCCAAAGATCAGGGACGGCGGGTGGTGGCCGTGGGTACGACATCGGTTCGCACCCTGGAATTCACAGCCGATGACCAGGGACGGGTTGCGTCAGGTACGGGCATGTGTGATCTGTATATTTATCCCGGATACCGATTTAAGTGCGTGGATGCCATGATCACCAATTTTCATCTGCCAAAATCCACGCTGCTCATGCTGGTGTCTGCATTTTATGACCGACAACGGATGCTGGATGCTTATGCTGCGGCTGTGGCGGAAAAATACCGTTTTTTCAGTTATGGCGATGCCATGCTCATTGAATGA
- the tgt gene encoding tRNA guanosine(34) transglycosylase Tgt → MKFTLIKKSTRNRARLGMIDTPRGRIQTPIFMPVGTVGSVKALTSDDLKHCGAQIILGNTYHLYLRPGCDVMSHMGGLHEFIRWDRPMLTDSGGFQFFSLAKLAKFTEDGVTFQSHIDGSRHFFSPEKSVEIQTILGSDIMMSLDWCMGYPATFDQAQTALEKTTAWAQKGYDFWQAQGAPNNLFGIVQGGMFKDLRTRSAEELMQIDFSGFAIGGLSVGEPTDLMYEMANHTLPLLPENKPRYIMGVGTPENLVELTQMGCDMFDCVMPSRNARNGKLFTSKGDMNIHNARFKFDTRPIDETCSCYTCQNYTRAYLRHLYKSRELLAYRLNTIHNLYYYLDLMAKMREAIQADEFDAFKRQFYENRAQGV, encoded by the coding sequence TTGAAATTTACCCTGATAAAAAAATCTACCCGAAACCGGGCCCGACTGGGCATGATCGATACCCCCCGGGGCCGGATCCAAACCCCGATTTTCATGCCCGTGGGCACGGTGGGGTCGGTGAAAGCCCTGACTTCCGATGATCTGAAGCACTGCGGGGCCCAGATCATTTTAGGCAATACCTATCATCTGTATCTGCGGCCCGGGTGTGACGTGATGTCACACATGGGCGGGCTGCATGAGTTTATCCGGTGGGATCGGCCCATGCTCACCGATTCCGGGGGGTTCCAGTTTTTTTCCCTGGCCAAACTGGCCAAATTCACGGAAGACGGGGTCACGTTCCAGTCCCATATCGACGGGTCCCGGCACTTTTTTTCACCGGAAAAATCCGTGGAGATCCAGACCATTTTAGGATCGGACATCATGATGTCCTTAGACTGGTGCATGGGATATCCCGCCACGTTTGACCAGGCACAAACCGCGTTGGAAAAAACCACGGCCTGGGCCCAAAAAGGGTATGATTTCTGGCAGGCCCAGGGGGCGCCCAACAACCTGTTCGGCATTGTCCAGGGCGGCATGTTCAAGGACCTGAGAACCCGTTCGGCGGAAGAGCTGATGCAGATTGATTTTTCCGGATTTGCCATCGGAGGCCTGTCTGTGGGAGAACCCACGGATTTGATGTATGAGATGGCAAATCACACCCTGCCGCTGTTGCCTGAAAACAAACCCCGATACATCATGGGCGTAGGCACACCTGAAAACCTGGTGGAACTGACACAAATGGGGTGTGACATGTTCGATTGCGTGATGCCGTCCCGCAATGCCAGAAACGGCAAGCTGTTCACATCAAAAGGAGACATGAACATTCACAACGCCCGGTTCAAGTTCGATACCCGGCCCATTGACGAGACGTGTTCTTGTTATACCTGTCAAAACTACACCCGGGCCTATCTGCGTCATCTGTACAAATCCCGGGAACTGCTGGCCTACCGACTGAACACCATCCACAACCTGTATTATTACCTGGATTTGATGGCAAAGATGCGTGAGGCCATTCAGGCGGATGAATTTGATGCATTCAAGCGGCAATTTTATGAAAACCGGGCACAGGGTGTCTGA
- the hypA gene encoding hydrogenase maturation nickel metallochaperone HypA encodes MHEMGIAQELVRIALEALPRDLKDPKVASLNLRIGKLSSVVPHSLTFCFEIITKDTPLEHARLDIERVPVVIRCDTCGRQWEADTPVFRCPDCENGQVQMISGREIDIDSLTLME; translated from the coding sequence ATGCATGAGATGGGAATTGCCCAGGAACTGGTCCGGATCGCTTTGGAGGCACTGCCCCGGGACCTGAAAGACCCGAAAGTGGCCTCTTTGAATCTGAGAATCGGGAAATTGTCTTCTGTGGTGCCCCACAGCCTGACGTTCTGTTTTGAAATCATCACCAAGGACACGCCGTTGGAACATGCCCGCCTGGACATTGAGAGGGTGCCGGTGGTGATTCGCTGTGACACCTGCGGCAGGCAATGGGAAGCCGATACCCCGGTGTTCCGGTGCCCGGATTGTGAAAACGGGCAGGTTCAGATGATTTCAGGCCGGGAGATCGACATTGATTCCCTCACCCTGATGGAATGA
- the hypB gene encoding hydrogenase nickel incorporation protein HypB, with the protein MEIKIRKNILEKNLTEADKNRSFFREKKVFVLNMMSSPGSGKTQTLCRTLAQLMPDIQVGVIVGDICTTNDADRLAKTGAKVTQINTDQFGGDCHLTAPMIDTAARQLGCDDLDLLIVENIGNLVCPAEFDIGENARVVVLSVTEGEDKPVKYPLMFQVSEAAILNKVDLLPYLEFDAALAVENMKTVHPGMPVFELSAKTGQGFEPWLEWLRRQL; encoded by the coding sequence ATGGAAATTAAAATTCGAAAAAATATTCTGGAGAAAAATCTCACGGAAGCCGATAAAAACCGGAGTTTTTTCCGTGAAAAAAAAGTGTTTGTGCTCAACATGATGTCATCGCCGGGATCCGGAAAGACCCAGACCCTGTGCCGGACCCTGGCACAGCTGATGCCTGATATCCAGGTGGGCGTGATCGTGGGGGACATCTGCACCACCAACGATGCCGACCGCCTGGCCAAAACCGGCGCAAAAGTGACCCAGATCAACACGGACCAGTTCGGGGGAGACTGCCATTTGACCGCGCCCATGATCGATACAGCGGCAAGACAACTGGGATGTGATGACCTGGATCTGCTGATTGTGGAAAACATCGGGAACCTGGTATGTCCGGCGGAATTTGATATCGGAGAAAACGCCCGGGTGGTGGTGCTCAGCGTCACGGAAGGCGAAGACAAGCCAGTGAAATATCCGTTGATGTTTCAGGTGTCGGAAGCCGCTATTTTAAACAAAGTGGACCTGCTGCCGTATCTGGAGTTTGATGCGGCCCTGGCTGTGGAGAATATGAAAACCGTGCATCCGGGCATGCCGGTGTTTGAACTGTCCGCCAAAACCGGACAAGGATTTGAGCCCTGGCTTGAGTGGCTTCGCCGGCAACTTTAA
- the amrB gene encoding AmmeMemoRadiSam system protein B: MEKKRTTFAGTWYPDSADACQQAIQTFLKETLPPDKGRFVAGIVPHAGWVFSGSIACRTIAGLVPPEKSSPVDTIVLFGAHMHRQSEPFIMTSGLIETPLGDIQVDGQLVDALCDNISIRKRSPGRFVDENTLEVQYPFIKYFFPDARIVVCGVAPSFFAPIIGTMAVDVAHALNKNIRVIGSTDMTHYGPNFGFEPAGLGRDAVQWVTTKNDAAAIDAMASMDEKAILSEGLAHHNMCCPGAAAATAAAAKKMGAVRARVLAYETSFDKNPSDSFVGYTGLLYGMD; this comes from the coding sequence ATGGAAAAAAAGCGAACTACATTTGCCGGTACCTGGTATCCGGATTCGGCAGATGCATGTCAACAGGCGATCCAAACATTTCTGAAAGAAACTTTGCCGCCGGACAAAGGCCGGTTTGTTGCCGGGATCGTTCCCCATGCCGGGTGGGTTTTTTCGGGCAGTATTGCCTGCCGGACCATTGCCGGGCTGGTCCCGCCGGAAAAATCATCCCCCGTGGATACCATTGTACTGTTCGGAGCACACATGCACCGGCAGTCCGAGCCTTTTATCATGACTTCGGGTCTGATAGAGACCCCGCTGGGAGACATTCAGGTGGACGGGCAGCTGGTGGATGCGTTGTGTGACAATATCAGCATCCGCAAACGATCGCCTGGCCGATTTGTGGATGAAAACACCCTGGAGGTGCAGTACCCGTTTATCAAATATTTTTTTCCCGATGCCCGCATCGTGGTCTGCGGCGTGGCCCCGTCTTTTTTTGCCCCGATTATCGGCACCATGGCCGTGGATGTGGCTCATGCCCTGAACAAAAATATCCGGGTGATCGGTTCCACGGACATGACCCATTATGGGCCGAATTTCGGGTTTGAGCCGGCCGGCTTAGGCCGGGATGCGGTTCAATGGGTAACGACAAAAAACGATGCCGCTGCCATTGATGCCATGGCATCCATGGATGAGAAGGCGATTCTCTCCGAGGGCCTGGCGCATCACAACATGTGCTGCCCCGGGGCAGCGGCTGCCACAGCGGCTGCGGCTAAAAAAATGGGTGCCGTCCGCGCCCGGGTCCTGGCGTATGAAACCAGTTTTGATAAAAATCCTTCCGATTCTTTTGTGGGCTATACCGGGCTGCTGTATGGAATGGATTGA
- a CDS encoding lipid A deacylase LpxR family protein encodes MMTRYSFFFILVLFFVLVCGTHPCFAEKDPEEHSTLTFYLENDVVTGTDREYTNGVKLTWISKDLSDYHEIDTPAWSRNTIDALPFVNKPGTVRNVSLSIGQNMYAPEDLERTDLILDDRPYAGITYLAAGFHSKDSNRMDTFEINVGIVGPHSYAEQVQTTWHKWIDTTDPKGWDHQLKDEPILNLHYERKWKLLKSDLGKGFGFDVIPHLGAALGNALTEINTGVQARFGWHLPNDYGTFLIRPGSDTNAPMNENDPRFYPISRRLGYHFFAGFNTSAVLRNIFLDGNTFRDSHRVDKKPVVLQGIAGVAVIVHRFKITYAYVYQTKEYDTQNEDQEYASMTVSYSF; translated from the coding sequence ATGATGACGCGGTATTCCTTTTTTTTCATCCTTGTTTTATTTTTTGTCCTGGTATGCGGAACCCATCCGTGTTTTGCTGAAAAAGATCCCGAGGAACACAGCACGCTCACATTTTATCTGGAAAACGATGTGGTCACGGGCACGGACAGGGAATATACCAACGGGGTCAAATTAACATGGATCTCCAAAGATCTGTCTGATTACCATGAAATTGACACACCGGCCTGGAGCCGAAACACCATCGATGCCCTGCCGTTTGTGAACAAACCCGGAACCGTCCGGAATGTGTCTTTGTCCATCGGCCAGAACATGTATGCCCCCGAAGATCTGGAACGAACCGATCTGATTTTAGATGACCGGCCCTATGCCGGCATCACCTATCTGGCGGCCGGTTTTCACAGCAAAGACAGCAACCGCATGGATACGTTTGAGATCAATGTCGGGATTGTGGGTCCCCACTCCTATGCGGAACAGGTTCAGACAACCTGGCACAAATGGATTGATACCACCGACCCCAAGGGCTGGGATCATCAGCTGAAAGACGAGCCGATTCTCAACCTGCACTATGAACGAAAATGGAAACTGTTGAAATCAGACCTGGGGAAAGGATTTGGATTCGATGTCATTCCGCACTTAGGCGCGGCCCTGGGCAATGCGCTCACCGAAATCAACACCGGGGTACAGGCCCGGTTCGGCTGGCACCTTCCCAATGATTACGGTACGTTTCTGATCCGGCCGGGATCAGACACCAATGCCCCCATGAATGAGAATGATCCCCGGTTTTATCCGATATCCCGGCGCCTGGGATACCATTTTTTCGCCGGGTTCAATACCAGTGCCGTGCTCAGAAATATCTTTCTGGACGGCAATACGTTCCGGGACAGTCACCGTGTGGATAAAAAACCGGTTGTCCTCCAGGGAATCGCCGGTGTGGCCGTCATTGTTCACCGCTTTAAAATCACCTATGCCTATGTATACCAGACCAAAGAATATGATACCCAGAACGAGGATCAGGAATACGCATCCATGACGGTGTCCTATTCATTCTGA